From a single Nematostella vectensis chromosome 3, jaNemVect1.1, whole genome shotgun sequence genomic region:
- the LOC116621088 gene encoding dentin sialophosphoprotein isoform X2, with protein sequence MKFGFIVIFGLLCLSQATPISRRREKRNIVEADKEVRTIISAIVDAILDGDKTKRSEIPGDDEVEPSKQIEDKPGVSSNDADKESESTIVPPVATDDDESPSSTDPHVRITNSDEDKDDEPGVENKKPKPFVKVEKTNGSASDEDEESNNDSVSKKKSEDSTPDVLESTDDEGDKKGGSLAPDTLEEYVAATEPSQSAVAEENKDTQNDVPIEEVPTIVEPEPVESEAKDEDKEKAPEATEGTGQAVSASDEKTAPTDGSEQKAATDNDKQKAPESPEGTGTAVGADDDKLKASKGPDTTAMPVSTEDFNPPKSEDGMGMAVKTPVQPIAQMSGSMPGRTSAVESMQQNFFAVPALLPQVKSKTPRRKEAESSQVKSKTPRREDAESSASRDIDRRNVIPTEVFEDEGSASSGKEDDMDGSGSASESGDSDDSGNSGESGEGEPDEGNGEDQTASNTSLDDEKSNTIIREQSGGSDESGERSASRESGKLKAESDIDGSGESGESGESGKSGESGESGESGESGESGESGESGESGESGESGESGESGESGESGESGESGESGDSGESQDNADSSIQKRNGIPQEKVSKKAEIGQKKQLSQKSDESGESGESGESGESGESDETGESGESGKSGESSISKRSKIPRENKPVQQTEIKKSTQPAPASKEPKREGASGESGSGSGSSVSSSITKRSLGPLDKTDSGKVAMFAQPAKETANEKAGMAKNSKASKEDSNESGESGESGESGESGESGESGESGESGESGESGESGESGESGDSAAGEESQDNGYASVGSITKRSWIPSEEQNQLIDDDITDSALGLDDDEDEDSGSSSESGGKGIKQNTLPSKQQVKTQEKKKVQPQLVEQGYEESSGAATQMEEPESKDSTQEKTQEKDQSQQAPEQAQETQESQEESVKPTQQELAVQQATPLNQQQIQESSTQVLQTQQSQEQPVKQAQQKTDVQQATLQEPQRQEESLTKQVQETQQSQGQPVKQSEETAPKQTDEEQQSLENPPQKNTKAIHVQETQQTQTLQETPKQPRKQKDHKQTKQQQAGKEQSLLFSDALGDIGSIAQLGAVQRKSDIMQSLPKSQDDILLEENPTVATKDRTPQPEEPKGGELKNLFNAFSSEEVEQAYGQEPIKAEKRTQQVKTPEQQHLKMGEMLDKAWSQDDGKDSELSSIVQEQQQEKARLAKSLEDSLPVDQANKEAAVKKDIQDLEGYATALTEVGGLTPEHHSAIATKLALDLMDDLKVPDSRKAEVLKEETAFIKDAEMAYVRNKIAQVKAEMMQFAEDNPGDKEKIRCETLKRLEDIIERLPLSKSTIEKEDKKLKQSSLLQQITQTAARRAEMKQRVRRAIAEIIADEVM encoded by the exons ATGAAATTTGGCTTTATTGTGATCTTCGGGCTATTGTGCCTCTCTCAGGCCACGCCGATCTCAA gGAGGAGAGAGAAACGAAATATTGTTGAGGCGGACAAGGAAG TTAGGACAATAATTTCTGCAATTGTAGACGCCATTTTGGATGGGGATAAAACGAAGCGATCAGAGATTCCAG GTGACGATGAAGTCGAGCCTTCAAAGCAAATAGAAGACAAACCAGGCGTAAGCAGTAATGACGCTGATAAGGAAAGTGAGAGTACTATCGTCCCGCCTGTCGCTACGGATGATGATGAGAGTCCCTCGTCCACAGATCCTCACGTGAGGATAACAAATAGCGACGAAGATAAGGACGACGAGCCCGGCGTGGAAAACAAGAAACCTAAGCCATTTGTAAAGGTAGAGAAAACAAATGGGAGCGCTTCCGATGAAGACGAGGAGAGTAATAACGATTCCGTGTCAAAGAAGAAATCTGAGGATAGTACACCTGATGTGCTAGAGTCCACGGACGATGAAGGGGATAAAAAAGGAG GATCTCTTGCTCCGGATACCCTTGAAGAGTATGTAGCAGCGACCGAGCCTTCGCAGTCCGCGGTGGCGGAAGAAAACAAGGACACCCAAAATGATGTTCCAATCGAAGAAGTTCCTACTATAGTAGAACCCGAACCAGTCGAAAGCGAAGCGAAGGACGAGGATAAAGAGAAGGCCCCCGAGGCCACGGAGGGCACAGGTCAGGCGGTGAGCGCGTCTGATGAGAAGACCGCGCCCACAGATGGATCAGAGCAGAAGGCAGCAACAGATAATGATAAACAAAAGGCCCCTGAATCACCAGAGGGTACAGGGACAGCGGTAGGCgctgatgatgataaactAAAGGCTTCCAAAGGTCCAGATACCACTGCGATGCCCGTGAGCACGGAGGACTTCAATCCCCCAAAGTCGGAGGACGGAATGGGGATGGCAGTTAAGACTCCTGTCCAGCCTATAGCACAGATGTCTGGCAGCATGCCAGGAAGAACGTCTGCAGTGGAGTCTA TGCAACAGAATTTCTTCGCTGTGCCAGCCCTACTGCCCCAGGTGAAATCAAAAACACCAAGACGTAAAGAAGCCGAGTCCAGCCAGGTGAAATCAAAAACACCAAGACGTGAAGACGCCGAGTCCAGCGCATCCAGGGATATAGACAGGAGGAATGTCATCCCCACCGAAGTGTTCGAGGACG AGGGATCAGCATCATCTGGTAAAGAAGATGACATGGACGGTTCCGGGTCCGCTTCCGAATCAGGAGATTCCGATGATTCCGGAAACTCGGGAGAATCAGGAGAGGGCGAGCCAGACGAAGGGAATGGTGAGGACCAGACAGCAAGCAATACAAGTTTGGATGATGAAAAAAGTAATACGATCATTCGTGAGCAATCAGGGGGTAGTGACGAGTCTGGCGAGAGAAGCGCTTCTAGGGAAAGTGGGAAATTGAAAGCGGAGTCTGACATTGATGGATCGGGGGAATCTGGGGAAAGCGGAGAATCTGGGAAAAGCGGGGAGTCAGGCGAAAGTGGAGAATCGGGCGAGAGTGGAGAATCGGGAGAGAGTGGAGAATCGGGAGAGAGTGGAGAATCGGGAGAAAGCGGAGAATCAGGCGAAAGCGGAGAATCGGGCGAAAGCGGAGAATCAGGCGAAAGCGGAGAATCGGGCGACAGCGGAGAGTCTCAAGATAATGCTGACAGTAGTATCCAAAAGAGGAATGGCATTCCACAAGAAAAAG TGTCTAAAAAGGCCGAGATAGGGCAAAAGAAGCAACTGTCACAGAAATCTGATGAATCGGGAGAATCAGGCGAAAGCGGAGAATCGGGCGAAAGCGGAGAGTCGGATGAAACCGGAGAATCAGGCGAAAGCGGCAAATCGGGGGAGAGTTCCATTTCAAAGAGATCCAAAATTCCACGTGAGAATAAGC CCGTACAACAGACGGAAATTAAAAAGAGTACACAACCAGCACCAGCAAGCAAGGAGCCCAAGAGGGAAGGCGCTTCTGGTGAATCAGGAAGTGGGTCTGGTTCGTCGGTCTCGAGCTCTATCACCAAGAGAAGTTTGGGTCCTCTTGACAAGACAG ATTCTGGGAAGGTTGCGATGTTTGCCCAACCCGCTAAAGAAACGGCAAACGAGAAAGCAGGAATGGCGAAGAATTCAAAAGCATCAAAAGAGGATTCAAATGAGTCCGGGGAGAGTGGTGAATCGGGCGAGAGTGGGGAGTCAGGCGAAAGCGGAGAATCGGGAGAGAGTGGAGAATCAGGAGAGAGTGGAGAATCAGGAGAGAGTGGAGAGTCCGGGGAAAGTGGCGACAGTGCAGCTGGAGAGGAGTCGCAAGATAACGGTTATGCAAGTGTAGGCTCCATCACCAAGCGAAGCTGGATACCTTCAGAGGAACAAAACCAGCTTATAGATGATGACATAACAGATTCTGCCCTGGGTCTTGATGACGATGAAGACGAAGATTCTGGAAGTTCGAGCGAGTCAGGTGGCAAGggtatcaaacaaaatacacTTCCGAGCAAACAGCAGGTAAAGACACAGGAAAAGAAGAAAGTACAACCACAACTAGTGGAACAAGGGTACGAAGAGTCGTCTGGAGCAGCGACGCAGATGGAGGAACCAGAATCAAAAGATAGCACGCAAGAGAAGACACAAGAGAAGGACCAGAGTCAGCAGGCGCCAGAACAAGCCCAGGAAACGCAAGAAAGCCAGGAAGAATCTGTTAAACCGACACAACAAGAACTAGCAGTACAGCAAGCAACTCCACTAAATCAGCAACAAATTCAAGAATCGTCAACACAAGTCCTGCAAACGCAACAAAGCCAGGAACAGCCTGTAAAACAGGctcaacaaaaaacagacGTTCAACAAGCCACACTACAAGAACCACAAAGACAAGAAGAATCATTAACAAAACAAGTCCAGGAAACGCAACAAAGCCAGGGACAgcctgtgaaacagagtgAGGAGACAGCACCGAAACAAACCGATGAAGAGCAACAAAGCCTAGAAAATCCACCACAGAAGAACACAAAGGCCATACACGTCCAGGAAACACAACAAACGCAGACATTGCAGGAAACTCCTAAGCAGCCACGAAAACAGAAAGACCATAAGCAGACCAAACAACAACAGGCAGGGAAAGAGCAGAGTCTGCTTTTCAGCGACGCATTAGGAGACATAGGAAGTATTGCACAGCTGGGAGCAGTACAAAGGAAGTCCGATATCATGCAAAGTCTTCCCAAGAGTCAAGATGACATTTTGTTAGAAGAGAATCCAACAGTGGCTACCAAAGACCGCACACCTCAGCCTGAGGAACCGAAAGGTGGAGAGCTGAAGAACCTGTTCAATGCTTTTTCAAGCGAGGAAGTCGAGCAAGCGTATGGTCAGGAGCCGATCAAGGCGGAGAAGAGAACGCAACAAGTTAAG ACCCCGGAGCAACAGCACTTGAAGATGGGGGAAATGCTAGACAAAGCTTGGTCTCAAG ATGATGGTAAAGATTCGGAGCTTTCGTCAATTGTACAGGAACAGCAACAAGAAAAAGCACGG CTTGCAAAGTCTCTTGAGGATTCACTTCCTGTTGACCAAGCAAACAAGGAGGCTGCTGTAAAAAAAG ATATCCAAGATCTTGAAGGGTACGCGACCGCATTAACTGAGGTCGGCGGTCTTACCCCTGAGCACCACAGCGCCATAGCAACCAAGCTTGCCCTCGATCTAATGGACGATCTCAAAGTCCCGGATTCTAGAAAGGCAGAAGTCCTAAAGGAAGAGACGGCATTTATCAAAGACGCAGAGATGGCTTACGTCAGAA ATAAAATCGCTCAAGTAAAAGCGGAAATGATGCAATTTGCCGAGGACAATCCCggtgataaagaaaaaatacgaTGTGAAACGTTAAAACGACTGGAAGACATAATTGAGAGACTACCCTTGAGCAAATCGACAATCGAGAAGGAGGACAAAAAATTGAAGCAATCGTCTCTACTACAGCAGATCACCCAGACGGCTGCCCGGAGAGCAGAGATGAAACAGCGAGTGCGACGCGCAATTGCTGAGATTATAGCTGACGAAGTCATGTGA
- the LOC116621088 gene encoding dentin sialophosphoprotein isoform X1, which yields MKFGFIVIFGLLCLSQATPISRRREKRNIVEADKEVRTIISAIVDAILDGDKTKRSEIPGDDEVEPSKQIEDKPGVSSNDADKESESTIVPPVATDDDESPSSTDPHVRITNSDEDKDDEPGVENKKPKPFVKVEKTNGSASDEDEESNNDSVSKKKSEDSTPDVLESTDDEGDKKGGKFRGSLAPDTLEEYVAATEPSQSAVAEENKDTQNDVPIEEVPTIVEPEPVESEAKDEDKEKAPEATEGTGQAVSASDEKTAPTDGSEQKAATDNDKQKAPESPEGTGTAVGADDDKLKASKGPDTTAMPVSTEDFNPPKSEDGMGMAVKTPVQPIAQMSGSMPGRTSAVESMQQNFFAVPALLPQVKSKTPRRKEAESSQVKSKTPRREDAESSASRDIDRRNVIPTEVFEDEGSASSGKEDDMDGSGSASESGDSDDSGNSGESGEGEPDEGNGEDQTASNTSLDDEKSNTIIREQSGGSDESGERSASRESGKLKAESDIDGSGESGESGESGKSGESGESGESGESGESGESGESGESGESGESGESGESGESGESGESGESGESGDSGESQDNADSSIQKRNGIPQEKVSKKAEIGQKKQLSQKSDESGESGESGESGESGESDETGESGESGKSGESSISKRSKIPRENKPVQQTEIKKSTQPAPASKEPKREGASGESGSGSGSSVSSSITKRSLGPLDKTDSGKVAMFAQPAKETANEKAGMAKNSKASKEDSNESGESGESGESGESGESGESGESGESGESGESGESGESGESGDSAAGEESQDNGYASVGSITKRSWIPSEEQNQLIDDDITDSALGLDDDEDEDSGSSSESGGKGIKQNTLPSKQQVKTQEKKKVQPQLVEQGYEESSGAATQMEEPESKDSTQEKTQEKDQSQQAPEQAQETQESQEESVKPTQQELAVQQATPLNQQQIQESSTQVLQTQQSQEQPVKQAQQKTDVQQATLQEPQRQEESLTKQVQETQQSQGQPVKQSEETAPKQTDEEQQSLENPPQKNTKAIHVQETQQTQTLQETPKQPRKQKDHKQTKQQQAGKEQSLLFSDALGDIGSIAQLGAVQRKSDIMQSLPKSQDDILLEENPTVATKDRTPQPEEPKGGELKNLFNAFSSEEVEQAYGQEPIKAEKRTQQVKTPEQQHLKMGEMLDKAWSQDDGKDSELSSIVQEQQQEKARLAKSLEDSLPVDQANKEAAVKKDIQDLEGYATALTEVGGLTPEHHSAIATKLALDLMDDLKVPDSRKAEVLKEETAFIKDAEMAYVRNKIAQVKAEMMQFAEDNPGDKEKIRCETLKRLEDIIERLPLSKSTIEKEDKKLKQSSLLQQITQTAARRAEMKQRVRRAIAEIIADEVM from the exons ATGAAATTTGGCTTTATTGTGATCTTCGGGCTATTGTGCCTCTCTCAGGCCACGCCGATCTCAA gGAGGAGAGAGAAACGAAATATTGTTGAGGCGGACAAGGAAG TTAGGACAATAATTTCTGCAATTGTAGACGCCATTTTGGATGGGGATAAAACGAAGCGATCAGAGATTCCAG GTGACGATGAAGTCGAGCCTTCAAAGCAAATAGAAGACAAACCAGGCGTAAGCAGTAATGACGCTGATAAGGAAAGTGAGAGTACTATCGTCCCGCCTGTCGCTACGGATGATGATGAGAGTCCCTCGTCCACAGATCCTCACGTGAGGATAACAAATAGCGACGAAGATAAGGACGACGAGCCCGGCGTGGAAAACAAGAAACCTAAGCCATTTGTAAAGGTAGAGAAAACAAATGGGAGCGCTTCCGATGAAGACGAGGAGAGTAATAACGATTCCGTGTCAAAGAAGAAATCTGAGGATAGTACACCTGATGTGCTAGAGTCCACGGACGATGAAGGGGATAAAAAAGGAGGTAAATTCAGAG GATCTCTTGCTCCGGATACCCTTGAAGAGTATGTAGCAGCGACCGAGCCTTCGCAGTCCGCGGTGGCGGAAGAAAACAAGGACACCCAAAATGATGTTCCAATCGAAGAAGTTCCTACTATAGTAGAACCCGAACCAGTCGAAAGCGAAGCGAAGGACGAGGATAAAGAGAAGGCCCCCGAGGCCACGGAGGGCACAGGTCAGGCGGTGAGCGCGTCTGATGAGAAGACCGCGCCCACAGATGGATCAGAGCAGAAGGCAGCAACAGATAATGATAAACAAAAGGCCCCTGAATCACCAGAGGGTACAGGGACAGCGGTAGGCgctgatgatgataaactAAAGGCTTCCAAAGGTCCAGATACCACTGCGATGCCCGTGAGCACGGAGGACTTCAATCCCCCAAAGTCGGAGGACGGAATGGGGATGGCAGTTAAGACTCCTGTCCAGCCTATAGCACAGATGTCTGGCAGCATGCCAGGAAGAACGTCTGCAGTGGAGTCTA TGCAACAGAATTTCTTCGCTGTGCCAGCCCTACTGCCCCAGGTGAAATCAAAAACACCAAGACGTAAAGAAGCCGAGTCCAGCCAGGTGAAATCAAAAACACCAAGACGTGAAGACGCCGAGTCCAGCGCATCCAGGGATATAGACAGGAGGAATGTCATCCCCACCGAAGTGTTCGAGGACG AGGGATCAGCATCATCTGGTAAAGAAGATGACATGGACGGTTCCGGGTCCGCTTCCGAATCAGGAGATTCCGATGATTCCGGAAACTCGGGAGAATCAGGAGAGGGCGAGCCAGACGAAGGGAATGGTGAGGACCAGACAGCAAGCAATACAAGTTTGGATGATGAAAAAAGTAATACGATCATTCGTGAGCAATCAGGGGGTAGTGACGAGTCTGGCGAGAGAAGCGCTTCTAGGGAAAGTGGGAAATTGAAAGCGGAGTCTGACATTGATGGATCGGGGGAATCTGGGGAAAGCGGAGAATCTGGGAAAAGCGGGGAGTCAGGCGAAAGTGGAGAATCGGGCGAGAGTGGAGAATCGGGAGAGAGTGGAGAATCGGGAGAGAGTGGAGAATCGGGAGAAAGCGGAGAATCAGGCGAAAGCGGAGAATCGGGCGAAAGCGGAGAATCAGGCGAAAGCGGAGAATCGGGCGACAGCGGAGAGTCTCAAGATAATGCTGACAGTAGTATCCAAAAGAGGAATGGCATTCCACAAGAAAAAG TGTCTAAAAAGGCCGAGATAGGGCAAAAGAAGCAACTGTCACAGAAATCTGATGAATCGGGAGAATCAGGCGAAAGCGGAGAATCGGGCGAAAGCGGAGAGTCGGATGAAACCGGAGAATCAGGCGAAAGCGGCAAATCGGGGGAGAGTTCCATTTCAAAGAGATCCAAAATTCCACGTGAGAATAAGC CCGTACAACAGACGGAAATTAAAAAGAGTACACAACCAGCACCAGCAAGCAAGGAGCCCAAGAGGGAAGGCGCTTCTGGTGAATCAGGAAGTGGGTCTGGTTCGTCGGTCTCGAGCTCTATCACCAAGAGAAGTTTGGGTCCTCTTGACAAGACAG ATTCTGGGAAGGTTGCGATGTTTGCCCAACCCGCTAAAGAAACGGCAAACGAGAAAGCAGGAATGGCGAAGAATTCAAAAGCATCAAAAGAGGATTCAAATGAGTCCGGGGAGAGTGGTGAATCGGGCGAGAGTGGGGAGTCAGGCGAAAGCGGAGAATCGGGAGAGAGTGGAGAATCAGGAGAGAGTGGAGAATCAGGAGAGAGTGGAGAGTCCGGGGAAAGTGGCGACAGTGCAGCTGGAGAGGAGTCGCAAGATAACGGTTATGCAAGTGTAGGCTCCATCACCAAGCGAAGCTGGATACCTTCAGAGGAACAAAACCAGCTTATAGATGATGACATAACAGATTCTGCCCTGGGTCTTGATGACGATGAAGACGAAGATTCTGGAAGTTCGAGCGAGTCAGGTGGCAAGggtatcaaacaaaatacacTTCCGAGCAAACAGCAGGTAAAGACACAGGAAAAGAAGAAAGTACAACCACAACTAGTGGAACAAGGGTACGAAGAGTCGTCTGGAGCAGCGACGCAGATGGAGGAACCAGAATCAAAAGATAGCACGCAAGAGAAGACACAAGAGAAGGACCAGAGTCAGCAGGCGCCAGAACAAGCCCAGGAAACGCAAGAAAGCCAGGAAGAATCTGTTAAACCGACACAACAAGAACTAGCAGTACAGCAAGCAACTCCACTAAATCAGCAACAAATTCAAGAATCGTCAACACAAGTCCTGCAAACGCAACAAAGCCAGGAACAGCCTGTAAAACAGGctcaacaaaaaacagacGTTCAACAAGCCACACTACAAGAACCACAAAGACAAGAAGAATCATTAACAAAACAAGTCCAGGAAACGCAACAAAGCCAGGGACAgcctgtgaaacagagtgAGGAGACAGCACCGAAACAAACCGATGAAGAGCAACAAAGCCTAGAAAATCCACCACAGAAGAACACAAAGGCCATACACGTCCAGGAAACACAACAAACGCAGACATTGCAGGAAACTCCTAAGCAGCCACGAAAACAGAAAGACCATAAGCAGACCAAACAACAACAGGCAGGGAAAGAGCAGAGTCTGCTTTTCAGCGACGCATTAGGAGACATAGGAAGTATTGCACAGCTGGGAGCAGTACAAAGGAAGTCCGATATCATGCAAAGTCTTCCCAAGAGTCAAGATGACATTTTGTTAGAAGAGAATCCAACAGTGGCTACCAAAGACCGCACACCTCAGCCTGAGGAACCGAAAGGTGGAGAGCTGAAGAACCTGTTCAATGCTTTTTCAAGCGAGGAAGTCGAGCAAGCGTATGGTCAGGAGCCGATCAAGGCGGAGAAGAGAACGCAACAAGTTAAG ACCCCGGAGCAACAGCACTTGAAGATGGGGGAAATGCTAGACAAAGCTTGGTCTCAAG ATGATGGTAAAGATTCGGAGCTTTCGTCAATTGTACAGGAACAGCAACAAGAAAAAGCACGG CTTGCAAAGTCTCTTGAGGATTCACTTCCTGTTGACCAAGCAAACAAGGAGGCTGCTGTAAAAAAAG ATATCCAAGATCTTGAAGGGTACGCGACCGCATTAACTGAGGTCGGCGGTCTTACCCCTGAGCACCACAGCGCCATAGCAACCAAGCTTGCCCTCGATCTAATGGACGATCTCAAAGTCCCGGATTCTAGAAAGGCAGAAGTCCTAAAGGAAGAGACGGCATTTATCAAAGACGCAGAGATGGCTTACGTCAGAA ATAAAATCGCTCAAGTAAAAGCGGAAATGATGCAATTTGCCGAGGACAATCCCggtgataaagaaaaaatacgaTGTGAAACGTTAAAACGACTGGAAGACATAATTGAGAGACTACCCTTGAGCAAATCGACAATCGAGAAGGAGGACAAAAAATTGAAGCAATCGTCTCTACTACAGCAGATCACCCAGACGGCTGCCCGGAGAGCAGAGATGAAACAGCGAGTGCGACGCGCAATTGCTGAGATTATAGCTGACGAAGTCATGTGA